One genomic segment of Hordeum vulgare subsp. vulgare chromosome 2H, MorexV3_pseudomolecules_assembly, whole genome shotgun sequence includes these proteins:
- the LOC123430082 gene encoding protein MAIN-LIKE 2-like, with protein MSGLVDEYFFEYDYFFVICTMVWLLNDVYDVKHRAYLMSEKKMELMPLKIRSHGASSVMQYDERYTPYIEMTGLLPFIQLVSRPTPNLNAAAVTALIDRWRPETHSFHLRTGEITVTLQDVSMITALLIKGKPLCMSTDSEGWRQQMEALIGMSPQEPEVEHGGKKYRVPVGAPFTWIAANFAHCPEDVDDEVIQRYGRVDMWYVISRTIFADGTGKNAPWMWLKALTVFDNKFSWGSAALAYLYRQVINC; from the exons ATGagtggattagtagatgagtatTTTTTTGAATATGACTATTTTTTTGTGATATGTACGATGGTGTGGCTTTTGAATGATGTTTATGACGTTAAACACCGGGCCTATTTGATGTCGGAGAAGAAAATG gagcttatgcccttgaagatccggtctcacggggcatcgtctgtaatgcagtacgatgagcggtacacaccatacatcgagatgacaggactccttccattcattcagcttgtgagtcggCCAACACCCAATCTGAACGCTGCAGCAGTCACTGCACTTATTGATCggtggaggccggagacacatagttttcacctccggaccggagagataactgttactcttcaagatgtttccatgatcaccgcacttctgatcaaggggaagcctctttgtatgagcactgattccgagggatggcggcaacaaatggaggcccttattggtatgtcgcctCAGGAGCCGGAGGTAGAACATGGAGGGAAGAAATATAGAGTCCCGGTcggcgctcctttcacttggattgccgccaactttgctcattgtcctgaggacgtagatgacgaggtgatccagaggtaTGGTCGCGTGgacatgtggtacgtcatctctaggactatcttcgctgacggcactggcaagaatgctccatggatgtggctgaaggcattgactgttttcgacaacaagttcagttggggctcggccgcactcgcttacttgtatcggcaggtaataaattgttaa